Within Ralstonia pickettii DTP0602, the genomic segment TGGCGCGCATTGCGCTCCAGCCAGTCACCGTTGGTGCTGCTGCCGGTGAAGTCGATCAGGCGGACTTCCGGGCGCAGGGCCAGCTTGGACGCCATGCGCTCGCTCGGGTCGTTGGCGACCAGCGTGACCAGGTTCGGGTCGAAGCCGGCTTCCTCCAGAACTTCACGCGCCACTTCCACCGTGATCGCCAGCGGCAGGATTGCGCCGGGGTGCGGCTTGACCACCACCGCATTGCCGGTCGCCAGGCTGGCGAACAGGCCGGGATACCCGTTCCAGGTCGGGAAGGTGCAGCAGCCGATCACCAGGCCCACGCCGCGCGGCACCACGCTGTAGCGCTTCTCCATACGCAGCGGTTCGTTCTTGCCCTGCGGCTTCTCCCAGATGGCCTGCTTCGGAATGCGGCGAAGCTCGTCCCAGGCATAGGCCACGGATTCCAGGCCGCGGTCCTGCGCGTGCGGGCCGCCCGCCTGGAAGGCCATCATGAAGGCCTGGCCGGTGGTGTGCATCACCGCGTAGGCGATCTCGAAGCTGCGGCGGTTCAGGCGCTGCAGGATCTCCAGCGAGACGCCGACCCAGGCTTCCGGTCCGGCCTTGCGCCAGGCGGGCATGCCCTTGGCGACGCCGGCGAAGAGCTGGTCGAGGTCGGGCTTCGGATAGGTGATGCCCAGTTCCGGGCCGTACGGCGAGACTTCCTTGCCGGCCTGGCCGACGGTGCCCGGCTGCGACAGTGCAAAGGGCTTGTTCAGGCGGGCTTCAAAGGCGGCCTTGCCGTCGGCGTTGGCGGTTTCGCCGTAGGCCCTGGGGCTCGGCATTTCGGAAAACGGGCTCCAGTAGCCGCGCTCGGCGATGGCTTGGGTGGCTTGTTCCAGCAGCGCCTGGTGGCGCTCAAAAAACGGATGGGACACGGCTTGCTCCGGGGGATGTCGGGTTTCTGTAATCAGGGGGAGGACCAGGACGCTTCAGGATTCCTGGTCAAAGTCGATCACCAGCTTGTCGCTGACGGCATAGCTCTGGCAGCTCAGGATGAAGCCGCGGGCGACTTCGTAGTCTTCCAGCGCAAAGTTCACGTCCATGTCGACCTCGCCTTCGATGCGCTTGCAGCGGCAGGTCGAGCAGACGCCGCCCTTGCACGAGTAAGGCAGTTCGATGCCCTGCGCCAGCGCGGCGTCCAGCACGGTCTCCTTGTTCTTCTCCAGCGTGAAGCTGCGGGTGCGGCCGTCCTGGATCACGGTGACTTCGCACTGCTGCTGACCGGCCTGCTTGTGCGCATGCGCCGCCGGGCGGGCTGAAGGGATGCTGGTGGCGAACAGCTCGCGCTTGATGCGTGTCTTGTCGACGCCGTTGTCTTGCAGCGCCTGCGACACCTCTTCCATCATCGAATGCGGGCCGCAGATAAAGGTGACGTCGATGTCCTGTGGCTTCACCCAGTGCTTCAGCAAGGCATTGACCTTCGCGCCATCGATACGGCCGTTGAAGAGATCGATATCAAGCTGCTCGCGGCTGAGCACGAACACCAGGTTGAAGCGCTGCAGGTAGGTGTCCTTCAGGTCTTCCAGCTCTTCCTTGAACAACACGGACGACGAAGCGCGGTTGCCGTAGAACAGCGTGAAGCGGCTCTCCGGCTCGGCCTGCAACGTGGTCTTGATGATCGACAGCATCGGCGTGATGCCGCTGCCGGCGGCAAAGGCGACGTAGTGCTTCGCGTGCGTGGCGGACAGCGGCACGTGGAAATGGCCGGAGGGTGGCATCACTTCCAGCGTCATGCCCGGCTGCAGCTGCTCGTTGGCCCAGTTGGAGAACAGGCCGCCGTCGACGCGCTTGATCGCCACGCGCAGCCGTGCATCCTGCACCGCCGAGCAGATCGAGTAGGAACGGCGCACGTCTTCGCCGCCGATGCCGGTGCGCAGCGTCAGGTGCTGGCCCTGCACGTAGCGGTAGGTGTCGGCCAGTTCGTCGGGCACGGCGAAGGTCACGGCCACGGCGTCGCGGGTTTCGCGCGTGACCGAGGCCACGGTCAGTTCATGGAATTTGCTCATCTCCCCACCTTTCCTTCTCAGTGAGCCTTGAAGTAGTCGAACGGCTCTTTGCAGTCGCCGCAGCGATACAACGCCTTGCAC encodes:
- a CDS encoding aldehyde dehydrogenase, which encodes MSHPFFERHQALLEQATQAIAERGYWSPFSEMPSPRAYGETANADGKAAFEARLNKPFALSQPGTVGQAGKEVSPYGPELGITYPKPDLDQLFAGVAKGMPAWRKAGPEAWVGVSLEILQRLNRRSFEIAYAVMHTTGQAFMMAFQAGGPHAQDRGLESVAYAWDELRRIPKQAIWEKPQGKNEPLRMEKRYSVVPRGVGLVIGCCTFPTWNGYPGLFASLATGNAVVVKPHPGAILPLAITVEVAREVLEEAGFDPNLVTLVANDPSERMASKLALRPEVRLIDFTGSSTNGDWLERNARQAQVYTEKAGVNQIVIASTADFKGMVRNIAFSLSLYSGQMCTAPQNIYVPKDGIDTPEGRVSFEQVAAAIGEAVSKLTGDPAKAVELLGAIQNDGVVERIESSRALGEIVADSRVLEHPEFPGARIRTPLVLKVDASDEGKIMQELFGPISFIVGTDSTAHSIALAHRGAKQHGALTLSAYTTDAGVTESIRDAAEDAGVALSLNLTGGVFVNQSAAFSDFHATGANPAANASLSDAAFVANRFRVVQSRSHI
- a CDS encoding phenylacetic acid degradation protein (K02613: paaE; ring-1,2-phenylacetyl-CoA epoxidase subunit PaaE); the protein is MSKFHELTVASVTRETRDAVAVTFAVPDELADTYRYVQGQHLTLRTGIGGEDVRRSYSICSAVQDARLRVAIKRVDGGLFSNWANEQLQPGMTLEVMPPSGHFHVPLSATHAKHYVAFAAGSGITPMLSIIKTTLQAEPESRFTLFYGNRASSSVLFKEELEDLKDTYLQRFNLVFVLSREQLDIDLFNGRIDGAKVNALLKHWVKPQDIDVTFICGPHSMMEEVSQALQDNGVDKTRIKRELFATSIPSARPAAHAHKQAGQQQCEVTVIQDGRTRSFTLEKNKETVLDAALAQGIELPYSCKGGVCSTCRCKRIEGEVDMDVNFALEDYEVARGFILSCQSYAVSDKLVIDFDQES